Genomic window (Leisingera methylohalidivorans DSM 14336):
GCCGTGCTGGTCAACAAGGTGGTGAAAGGCGGCCTGCTTTCGGAAGACGATGCCAAAGCCACTCCGCTGAACACCCTGCGCGCTCTGGCCCCGAAGGCGGAGCCGGGCAAGGCAGCAGCGCTGAACGGTGCATTCGGCGGCACCCAGTCAGGCGACGAGTTCGCCGACTATGACCTCAACAAAGTGATCGACGGGGAGGCCAAGTAATGTCCGGCAACACCATCTATCGCGGCCCGACCGATCGTCAGCCGCGCACTGTCACGCAGAAGGTATCCGGCGCCTACCTGCCGGGCACCTTCGTTGAAGACGATGGCTCGAACTTCGTTCAGCTCACCACCGCGGTCGGCAAGCGCCCGCTGCTGCTGGGCGCGCTGGACTTCGCGGGCGCGGTCATCACTGCCGCCTACACCTCGGGTGATACCGGCGTGGCCTATGAGCCGGAGCCCGGCCAGAACTACCAGGCTGCGTTGGCGAATGCGACCTATGCCAAAGACGCACCGCTCACCATCGCGGCCGACGGCCGTCTCGCCGCCGCAACTTCGGGCAGCCGGGTTGTGGCCTACTTCAACGATACTCCGGGCGCATTCACGGCGGGCCAGCTGGCCGATGTTGTGATCGCGGACGGCTACATCGCCGCATAAGGGGGAGCCAGATGCTTCGTTTCACCCAACAGCAGCAGGCTTTCCTGCTGAACAACCGCCGCAGCTTCAACGGCCGCCAAGAGGCCCTGGCAAATGCCATGGGCGAGGGCATGCTGGGCAATGCGCACGCTTTGCCCAAGGACGTTTGGGGCCAGTGGGATCGCGAAGGCGTTGAGCTGCAGCGCTCCATGCTGGCCGTATTCAACGACCTGGCGGCCTCGGTCTCTTCGCCGATGGCCATCGGCAAGCTGATCCACTACTTCCAGACCATCAGCGACTCCGGTGAGGCGAACGTCTCCTTGGATGGCCGCTCGAAGGCCCGGACCGACAAGCCGACCTTCGACTACCACGGCACACCGCTGCCCATCGTGGACAGCCAGTTCGGCTTTGGCTGGCGCGAAGTAGAGGCCGCAAGCACCGAGGGCTTTACGCTGGATCCGGCTGCGCGCACGAACGCAAACCGCAAGGTTGCCGAAACGCTGGAGACTGCAGTGCTGAGCGGCTTCAGTTCCATCACCGTGAACGGTCAGTCCTCCTACGGCCTGCGCAACCATCCGAAGCGGAACACCCGCGCCACCGGGGTTGCTCTCAACGGCGCAACGGGCGCCCAGTGGCTGGCAGAGATCACGGCGACCCTGAAGCTGCTGCACGCGGCAAACTTCAAGGTGCCGGCAACCCTCTACCTGAACTGGGATGACTGGTTCTATGCAGGCTCCACCGAATTCGCAGCCGGCTACCCGAAGACCATTGCGCAACGCGTGCTGGAAATCCCGGGTGTTCGCGAGGTCATTCCTGCCGACAGCGTGGCTGCGAACGAGATCATGGGCGTGGTCAAAGACCGCCGGGCGATGCAGGTGCTGAACGGGATGCCGATTGCCACCCGTGCGCAGTTCCGCGCCAACCCGGAGGATGATTACAACTTCGTCACCATGGCGGCCGCTGCGCTCGAAATCAAATTTGACGCGGAAGACAACTGCGGCATCGCGCATTCCAGCTGATGGGCTTTGGTGTGGGGCTGGGTGACCGGCCCCCATCCTAAACCCATAGGAGGAAAGACCATGAAAGTGAAAATCACTCAAAAAGGCGTGTTCGACCAGAAGGGCGAACGGGTTGAAGTCGGCGAAGTTCTGACGGTGAAGGGGGGCAAGATGCCGCCTCACTTGATCGGCAAGGCCGTTGAGCTGGATGCCGCCCCGGGCGAGGGCAAGGTGCCCGTTACCAATCCGAACAAGGACACCTAAGCCGTGGTCTACGGCGATCTGGACGGCCTGCGCGCCTACGCCATGGCGCGCGGCAACTCCAGCCTTGGCGAAGATGCGGACGTATCAGCGGCTCTGCAGCGAGGGAGCGATTACATCCGCTTCTTCTATGCGGCGAACTCAGTGAGAACGCCTGCTGACAGCGATCTGGAAGCGGCTGCTTATGAGGCGGCACAGATCGAGGCGGCTAAGCCGGGGTTCTTCAATCAGACCTATACCCCGGGCGAAGCCAAGGTACTGACTGAGGTCAAAGGCATCAAGTGGACCGTGGTCGGCAATGGCGCAGGAGACGGCGCCATGACACCCACAAGCACAATCATTGAGGCCATTCTTGGCCCCTATACCCCCCGGTCCGCAGGTCTGGGCATTCGGAGCCTGGGCGCATGAGCGGCTTTGACATCGCAGAAGAGATCGCCGCGGCGCTGGCGGAGGCCGGCGAAGCAGTCGGCGACGGGCCGATGATGTGCACGCTGAAGCGGGCGGGCGAGGGCGATAAGCTCAACCCGCGCAATGTCGGCGCTGATGGCCGCCCGGTGCGCCCGGTCGACACGTTCCACGAGTTGGTGGCGGTACAGGGCTTCCAACAGGTGCGCGACGCCTCCGGCACGCTGCTGACACAGCAGATCCGCAAAGTTACAGTGAATGCCACCGGTGTTGAGCCCAGAGACGGCGACACTATCGCGATAGGCGTTGCAATGGCGGATGCGGCAGAGGACACTAAATACACGCGTATCGAGAAAGTGACCCCATTCGCTCCCGGCGGAACGGCGCTTTCCTATGACTTGGAGCTGAAATCCTGACCGACCTGGTGCAACAGAATGCAGACTTGTTTCAGGGCATCGACAGCCCATCGCAGGCCTACACTGTTTACCGCCACCTTGAGGATGGGAACGAAACGCTGGCCACCCTGGCCGCAGCTTATCCTGTTGAAATCTTCCAGGACGCAGACAAGCAAATCCAGAGCGCGTTCCTTCTGGGTGTGCTGATGGGGCTCGCAGCCAACATTTGACAAAACGAGAGGGTGCCATGGCATCTCAGCGGCAGGCCTTGATCGAGGCGCTGCGCAAACTTGAACCGGGCATTCGCCGCGCGTTCGAGGATGCGATACAGCGCGCCTCAAGCGCAATCAGCTTGAAACAGGTGATCGAGTTGATGGAAGCGAACCGCTTTGAGGATCTGGTGCGGCTCCTGCGCATTGATCAATCCGTCCTGTACCCGCTGACTGAGGCTCTGCGGGGCGGGTACATCGTCGGCGGCAATCTGGGCTCGGCTGTGGCCCCGAAAAGCCTGATTGGCTATTTCGGCTTCAATGGCCGCCATGAACGCGCCGAGGCATGGCTTACGCAGAACGGCGCCCGGTTCATCCAGGGGATCACGGAAGAGAGCACTCAAACAGTGCGCACCGCGGTGCAGGCAGGTATACAGCAGGGGCGTTCGTCCCGTGCAGTTGCGGCTGAGCTGATTGGCCGGCGCGTTGGCAGCCGCCGGGTAGGCGGCTATCTGGGGCTCACCGCCCAGCAGGCGGACAGCATCATATCCGGCCGGTCCAAGCTGGCCAGCGGTGATCCAGTACAGATGCGGGAATACCTGGGGTTGAAGCTGCGCGACAAGCGGTTCGACCGGACCATCCTCAAAGCGAGCCGCGAAGGCCGGTCCATCACCGGCAAGCAGTTGGATCAGATCATGGAGGCGCACCGCTCCAAGGCATTGCGCTACCGTGCCAAGGTGGTTGCCAAATTCGAAGCCCGCGAGGCGCTGGCAGCTGGCCGCGAGGAAGCCATGGTGCAGCTGCTGGACCGTCCGGACGTGGAGGAAGTCACCGCTCGATGGCAGCACAACCTGAGCAAGGAACCGCGCCCGGACCACGTGACCATGAGTGGCACGGTGATCACGCTGGGGCAGGGGTTCCAGTTCCCGGACGGTACCCGCATGAAACGCCCGCATGATCAGAACGGTCCGCTACGGCACCGGATCGGCTGCAATTGCATGGCCATTTACCGGTTGAAACTGCGGAGGCACGGATGAGCAAGAGTTTCGAGCTGCAACTGGCTGAAATCGCAGATCGGGTTTTGGATGACGCCAAATTCATCGCCACCGAAGCAACGCAAGACCTCATGGAGGCAGCGCAGACGCCGCAGATAGGCGTGTCGCGCGGCGGCGACGGCTTCGAAGAGGGCAAGATCCCTGTTGATGAGGGTGATCTGATCAACTCGCTTGTCAGCAGTCTAAACGGGGCGCGGGTCGGAGGTGAGGACCAGGCGAGCTATGGCGTGGCCATTGCCGGTTTCGAGCTCGGCGACGTGCTGGAATTCGGTTGGACGCAGGAGTATGCGCCGGCCATCGAATACGGCTGGACTACCGGCAGCGGCAAGCAGGTGCCGGGCCGCCACTTCGTGGGCGCCAACGTAGCCCGCTGGCAGGAGTTCATTGATGCGGCGGTAGCGAAGGTGTGCAAATGATCCGTGAGAGTGATATTTCCGACGCCTTAGCGGCCCGTCTGGAGGAGGTCGTCGGCATCCCGGCCATCATCTGGGAAAACGAGGACGCAGAGCCGAATCCCGAGGAGGAATACATTGTTGTTGAGCTAGTGAGGTTGCCCCCGCAGGATGCAACGCTGAACGGAGACGGAACGGTCCAGCGGGGCTTTATGCAAGCTGCGGTTCTCACTGAGCTGGGCCAGCTCGCTCGCCGGGGGGAACGGCTGGCTGAGAACATCGCCGAGCATTTCCCCAAGGCGTTGAAGCTGGCTGTCCCGGGCGGCAAGATCACCATTAACCGCCCGGCCTTCATCGGGAAGGGCTACCGGGATGGCACGCATTGGAGGGTGCCGGTCCATATCCACTACCAAGCATCTTAAGTAGCCAATGGAGGTCGAATTGACTGGCAAAACCAAATCCCAGCCCACTGTGCGGAAGGCTACTGCCAAGCCGCAGCGCGTTGAGCTCGTGAACACCGACAAGCGCAACGGCACAATCGGCCAGACCGCGCGGCCGTTTGAAACGGATCTGGACGCCTGGCTCGCGAAGGGCTGGACGCGGAAATCGGCGGGGAACGCCGAGTAACCCCACCGGCTCGCGGGGCAAAGCGGGCATTCCCCACAACCTGAACTGAACACCCCGCGTGCGGGGTTTTTCTGCATGGAGAACTGACATGACGCAGAACCATCTCGGCAAGACTATTTTTGTTGCCAAAGCACTGCCCGCCACCAACGACTCCGCGGGTTTCGAGGCGCTGACCTGGGTGCAGGCCAAGGGCCTCATCACCCTTCCGCAGCTAGGCACCTCGCATTCGATGATCGACATTCCTGACCTGTCCACCGGCTTCACCACTGCGGTGAAAGGCGCGGGCCAGGGCGTTGATACTACCATGACCTTCCGCAAAGTGGACGGCGACACCGGCCAGGCCGACTTGATCGGCCAGGCTATCGACAACGACGGAATCCTGTCCGTGAAGATCGTGAACGGCACTGGCACTGACACGGGCCACGGTCCGGCGCCGGTGACCGGTGATGCGGTCGAATACGCACAGGGGATCGCGCACAGCTACCAGCCCAACCAGGGCGACAACAGCTCCCATGAGGGCTTCCAGGCCGGCTTCCGCCAGAACGCACTGACCGTCGAGGCCACTCAGCCCGCCTAATCCCGGCCGGGACCGGGGCGGGCCGCGTTCGTGGTCGCGCCCGCCCCACATCACGCAACCACGATTTCACCACATCAACACCACGGAGAATGAACCATGACCGCATTTGCACGCATCAACACCCGCCAGGACGCTGAACAGGGTGCAACCTGGCACGTCGAATTTGACGGTGAGCCGCTGTTCCATGACGGCGAGGCAATCGAGATGGACTTCCTGGGCCTGGAAAGCGATGCCGGCCGCCGTGCCGCAGCTGCGATGGTCCGCAAGATGGACAAGAAAAGCAAAGGCAAGCGCAAGAGCGCGACGATGAGCGTCCAGGACATGATCGACGCCGCCGAGGACAGCGAGCTGGCCCGCGCAGAGTTCTACTCGAAGCTCTGCACCGGCTGGCGCGGCGTGACCTACATTGAGGACGCTGACCTGGATAACCCCGATGCCCAGCCCGCGCTCATGGAGTTCTCGCGGGAGAACGCGCTGAAGCTGTTCAGCACACGCGTCTGGATCATGGAGGGGGTTGATGGTTTTTTGGGCGACAAGGGCAACTTCACGCGGGAAATCGTGAACAGCTGATCCTCGCCGCCCAGCAGCTGGGGTTCCTGCACAGCGCTATCGAGGTCAAAAAGCCTGACGGCAGCGCGGAACGCACTGAGCCCCAGCGAATCCAGGCTTACTTGGATGCGGAAATGGATCCGCCGCTCCCCGAGCTGAGCGAGTACCAGAGCATGATCTGGCGGGCCTTCCTTGAGGTTGGCCCTGCCATGCCGGGTTCGATGGACGAGGTTCCGCTTTCCTGGGCAGAGGTTGACGCCTTTGCTCGCAACAGCCCGGAAATCACCGATGCCTGGGAGGTCCAAGCGCTGGTGCGGATGAGCCAAGAATACCTGTCCGAACGGCGCAGGGGAACTGAGGCGCTCACAAAGGCCCCAATGGAGAGAGAGGAAGCGGTATGATCCTTGAAGTGGAAGAAATCTGGGTGGACCAGTCTTTCGAATGTGGCGGTATCCTGAGAATGGCGGTTAGCCCCGCAGGATACCATGCCGCCACGGATGGCCGGCCTCAACCGATCTTTACGAGGCTCGGCGGACCGGAAGCGGATATAGCTGTCGCGGAGCTGTGCTTCGTCGCCTGCATTAAGCAGAAAGCCATCCTTGAAGTAGCTGCACTGCATTCGGCAGACTTTGCACCCCCGCTTCAAGCGCCTTTTGTGTCACTGATTTCAGGGTCTCAGCAGGAGCTGTTTTGATCGCTTCAATCAGGCGGCCTTTGACGGTGGGATCCTCACTTGAAGCCTCCACACGATCAATCAGCAGTTGGCGGATCGTATCATCATGAAGCTTCACCGTGACAACATTAAGGATGGAGGACAATCCGCCGTCATCCTGAAGGAAGTCCAAACCTCGTGCCGTGATCTTGCATCT
Coding sequences:
- a CDS encoding HK97 gp10 family phage protein, which codes for MSKSFELQLAEIADRVLDDAKFIATEATQDLMEAAQTPQIGVSRGGDGFEEGKIPVDEGDLINSLVSSLNGARVGGEDQASYGVAIAGFELGDVLEFGWTQEYAPAIEYGWTTGSGKQVPGRHFVGANVARWQEFIDAAVAKVCK
- a CDS encoding major capsid protein; this encodes MLRFTQQQQAFLLNNRRSFNGRQEALANAMGEGMLGNAHALPKDVWGQWDREGVELQRSMLAVFNDLAASVSSPMAIGKLIHYFQTISDSGEANVSLDGRSKARTDKPTFDYHGTPLPIVDSQFGFGWREVEAASTEGFTLDPAARTNANRKVAETLETAVLSGFSSITVNGQSSYGLRNHPKRNTRATGVALNGATGAQWLAEITATLKLLHAANFKVPATLYLNWDDWFYAGSTEFAAGYPKTIAQRVLEIPGVREVIPADSVAANEIMGVVKDRRAMQVLNGMPIATRAQFRANPEDDYNFVTMAAAALEIKFDAEDNCGIAHSS
- a CDS encoding phage tail terminator-like protein, producing MIRESDISDALAARLEEVVGIPAIIWENEDAEPNPEEEYIVVELVRLPPQDATLNGDGTVQRGFMQAAVLTELGQLARRGERLAENIAEHFPKALKLAVPGGKITINRPAFIGKGYRDGTHWRVPVHIHYQAS